From a single Adhaeribacter swui genomic region:
- a CDS encoding phosphatidylserine decarboxylase family protein, whose product MKIHKEGRKILLFTFLGLLIVNLLLFRFNAPYETFNKIFLVISVIAFLLLLQFFRSPFRNLITHEDLIIAPADGKVVVIEDVHEPEFFKDTRKQISIFMSPINVHITRNPVSGVVKYFKYHPGNYLVAWHPKSSTKNERTTVVVTADAGPDILFRQIAGAMARRIVWYVTEGDEVNQGEEFGFIKFGSRVDIFVPTNADVKVSIGEKTKGGQTVIAQLKTEGSFFG is encoded by the coding sequence ATGAAGATTCACAAAGAAGGACGTAAAATTTTACTTTTTACCTTTCTCGGATTACTTATAGTGAACCTGCTTTTATTCCGGTTTAATGCCCCTTACGAAACTTTCAATAAAATTTTCCTGGTAATCTCGGTTATTGCATTTTTGCTTTTGCTGCAGTTTTTTCGGAGCCCTTTTCGTAATTTAATTACCCACGAAGATTTAATTATTGCGCCCGCCGATGGCAAGGTAGTGGTGATTGAAGACGTGCACGAACCCGAATTTTTTAAAGATACCCGTAAGCAGATTTCTATTTTTATGTCACCGATTAACGTGCACATCACTCGTAATCCGGTGTCGGGGGTTGTAAAATATTTTAAATACCATCCGGGCAATTACCTGGTGGCCTGGCACCCTAAATCGAGTACCAAAAACGAGCGCACTACGGTAGTAGTAACCGCCGATGCTGGCCCCGATATTTTATTCCGGCAAATTGCCGGCGCCATGGCCCGCCGCATTGTGTGGTACGTAACCGAAGGCGACGAAGTAAACCAAGGTGAAGAGTTTGGGTTTATTAAATTTGGCTCCCGCGTAGATATTTTTGTACCCACCAATGCCGATGTTAAAGTAAGCATCGGTGAAAAAACCAAAGGCGGCCAAACGGTAATCGCCCAATTAAAAACCGAAGGTTCGTTTTTTGGGTAA
- a CDS encoding GAF domain-containing protein, which translates to MAESVVVDQNLTKAEKYETLLPQIEALVTGETDLIANLANVMAALKYGLNHFWVGTYLVKDGELVLGPFQGPVACTRIAFNKGVCGACYSRREIIVVPDVEAFPGHIACSSDSKSEIVVPVFKNNEVVMVLDVDSDQLNDFDETDQVYLERLAVLMSTWF; encoded by the coding sequence ATGGCTGAAAGTGTAGTTGTTGATCAGAACTTAACAAAAGCAGAAAAGTACGAAACCTTATTACCTCAAATAGAAGCTTTAGTAACCGGCGAAACCGATTTAATTGCCAATCTTGCTAATGTAATGGCTGCCTTAAAATATGGCTTAAATCATTTCTGGGTGGGCACTTACCTGGTGAAAGATGGTGAATTAGTACTGGGACCGTTCCAAGGGCCAGTGGCTTGTACGCGTATAGCGTTTAACAAAGGCGTTTGCGGTGCCTGCTACTCCCGCCGCGAAATCATTGTGGTACCCGATGTAGAGGCTTTCCCGGGCCATATTGCCTGCAGTTCCGATTCCAAATCCGAAATTGTGGTACCCGTATTTAAAAACAACGAAGTAGTTATGGTACTCGACGTAGACAGCGATCAGTTGAATGATTTTGACGAAACAGACCAAGTTTACTTAGAGCGATTGGCGGTTTTGATGAGTACCTGGTTTTAA
- the ribD gene encoding bifunctional diaminohydroxyphosphoribosylaminopyrimidine deaminase/5-amino-6-(5-phosphoribosylamino)uracil reductase RibD → MRLADELYMRRALELAALGANTTRPNPMVGCVVTHKGKIIGEGWHQQYGGPHAEVNAINSVADKSLLPQCKVYVTLEPCSHYGKTPPCADFLIAHGVRSLFICNTDPNPLVAGRGIRKLLDAGCEVHVGLLEEEGLELNKRFFTFHRHKRPYIVLKWAETHDGYIARANGEPTAISGLLAKKLVHKWRTQEQAIMVGTRTALADNPQLNVREWSGNAPIRIVMDKDLRLPPTLHVFDKTQPTLIYNYERQESNLNLEYVKITPAANLLEQILSDLTRRNVQSVLVEGGTILLKYFLEAEIYDEIRILRSPQQLQAGVKAPSLPLNGLFQTATIGADELFIYRKFQ, encoded by the coding sequence ATGAGATTGGCAGATGAATTATACATGCGGCGAGCGCTGGAACTGGCGGCTTTGGGTGCTAACACTACCCGGCCTAATCCCATGGTAGGTTGCGTGGTAACGCATAAAGGTAAAATTATCGGGGAGGGTTGGCACCAACAGTACGGCGGGCCGCACGCCGAAGTAAATGCCATTAACAGCGTAGCCGATAAAAGTTTGCTGCCCCAATGTAAGGTATACGTTACCCTGGAGCCTTGTTCGCATTACGGGAAAACGCCACCTTGCGCCGATTTTTTAATTGCACATGGCGTCCGGAGTTTGTTTATCTGCAACACCGACCCTAACCCGTTGGTGGCCGGCCGGGGTATCCGCAAGTTATTAGATGCTGGTTGCGAAGTACACGTGGGTTTATTAGAGGAAGAAGGGCTGGAGTTAAACAAACGGTTTTTTACTTTTCACCGGCACAAAAGGCCATATATTGTTTTAAAGTGGGCTGAAACCCACGATGGCTATATTGCCCGGGCTAACGGAGAGCCAACTGCCATTAGTGGTTTGCTGGCCAAAAAATTAGTGCATAAATGGCGCACCCAGGAACAAGCCATTATGGTGGGTACCCGCACCGCTTTAGCCGATAATCCGCAATTAAATGTTAGGGAATGGTCGGGCAATGCGCCCATCCGGATTGTGATGGATAAAGATTTGCGTTTGCCCCCCACCTTACACGTATTCGATAAAACGCAACCGACGCTTATTTATAACTACGAACGACAGGAGTCTAATTTGAATTTGGAGTATGTAAAAATAACGCCGGCTGCTAATTTATTGGAGCAAATTCTTTCGGATTTAACCAGGAGAAACGTACAATCGGTGCTGGTAGAAGGTGGTACTATTTTACTCAAATATTTTCTGGAAGCAGAAATTTATGACGAAATTCGCATTTTGCGGAGCCCACAACAACTGCAAGCCGGAGTAAAAGCGCCCTCCTTGCCTTTAAACGGATTATTTCAAACCGCAACAATCGGTGCCGATGAACTGTTTATTTACCGAAAGTTCCAGTAG
- the prmC gene encoding peptide chain release factor N(5)-glutamine methyltransferase encodes MKNLQDLLHYLAQELSPVYDLTEANSLAWLMVEHELGYTRTQISLRKQELIRPDVWQKFTPYLQRLLNHEPWQYITGYTYFYDLKLEVSPEVLIPRPETEELVQLIIQENKALPALQILDIGTGSGCIAIALNKNLPQATVSGLDVSESALGIARRNAERLQQPVRWVQHDIFKLPLPFAPGSLDVIVSNPPYVQESEKNLMRKNVLDFEPHLALFVPDEDALKYYRQITKVAEQLLKPGGKLYFEINEQLAAGTEKLLQELKFTQVHTHPDLFGKDRFTVGIKI; translated from the coding sequence TTGAAAAATCTTCAGGATCTACTGCACTATTTAGCCCAGGAACTTAGCCCGGTGTACGACCTCACCGAAGCCAACAGCTTGGCCTGGTTAATGGTAGAGCACGAGTTAGGCTATACCCGCACGCAAATAAGTTTACGCAAACAAGAACTTATCCGGCCGGATGTCTGGCAGAAATTTACGCCGTATTTGCAGCGTTTGCTAAACCACGAGCCCTGGCAATATATTACCGGGTACACTTATTTCTACGATTTAAAATTAGAAGTAAGCCCGGAGGTATTAATTCCCCGCCCCGAAACCGAAGAACTGGTGCAACTTATCATTCAGGAAAATAAAGCTTTACCTGCCTTGCAAATCCTGGATATAGGTACCGGCAGTGGTTGCATTGCTATTGCGTTAAATAAAAATTTACCCCAAGCCACCGTTTCCGGACTAGATGTATCGGAGTCCGCTTTAGGTATTGCCCGCCGCAATGCCGAGCGCCTGCAGCAGCCCGTCCGGTGGGTGCAGCACGATATTTTTAAATTACCTTTGCCCTTCGCCCCCGGTAGTTTAGATGTGATTGTAAGCAACCCGCCCTACGTACAAGAAAGTGAGAAAAACCTAATGCGTAAGAATGTGCTTGATTTTGAACCGCACCTGGCCTTGTTTGTACCCGACGAAGACGCCCTGAAGTATTACCGGCAAATAACCAAAGTAGCCGAACAATTACTAAAACCGGGTGGTAAGCTTTATTTTGAAATTAACGAACAACTTGCGGCAGGTACAGAAAAGCTTTTACAAGAATTAAAATTTACCCAGGTGCACACGCATCCGGACTTGTTTGGGAAAGATCGGTTTACCGTGGGTATTAAAATATAG
- a CDS encoding acyltransferase → MNVADSYQAHSTAIIADDCYIGPGTKIWHFSHIMSGCRIGEHCNIGQNVVIAPEVILGNRVKVQNNVSVYTGVICEDDVFLGPSVVFTNIKNPRSAINRRDQFLKTLVKKGATLGANSTILCGITIGEYAFIGAGAVVTKSVLPYALVYGNPARQHGWMSEYGHQLHFNDQGTATCPESKETYHLIQNSVIKSS, encoded by the coding sequence ATGAACGTAGCGGATTCGTACCAGGCCCACTCTACTGCCATTATCGCGGATGATTGTTACATTGGGCCGGGCACTAAAATTTGGCATTTTTCTCATATTATGTCGGGTTGCCGCATTGGGGAGCACTGCAACATCGGGCAAAATGTAGTTATCGCGCCAGAAGTAATTTTGGGTAACCGCGTTAAGGTGCAAAACAATGTTTCGGTATATACCGGGGTTATTTGCGAAGATGATGTTTTTTTAGGGCCGTCGGTGGTTTTTACTAATATTAAAAATCCGCGTAGCGCCATTAATCGCCGGGATCAGTTTTTAAAAACCCTGGTGAAAAAAGGAGCTACTTTGGGGGCCAATAGTACCATATTGTGTGGTATTACCATCGGGGAATATGCCTTTATTGGCGCTGGAGCCGTAGTAACCAAATCGGTATTGCCTTATGCGCTGGTATATGGCAATCCGGCCCGGCAGCACGGTTGGATGAGTGAATACGGCCACCAATTACATTTTAATGACCAGGGGACGGCAACTTGCCCGGAGAGTAAAGAAACTTACCATTTAATACAAAACAGCGTAATTAAAAGCAGCTAA
- a CDS encoding nucleotide sugar dehydrogenase, with the protein MYDKLVKKEATLAVIGLGYVGLPIALEFARKVKVIGFDIHAGRIEMMRNHVDPSGELEAEDFAGCDITFTHELDVLREATFFIVAVPTPIDDHALPDLKPLVGASTTVGKVLKPGDYVVFESTVYPGCTEEDCIPILERESGLKFKQDFKVGYSPERINPGDKEHTLATIVKVVSGCDKESLENIAKTYELVVKAGVHRASSIKVAEAAKIIENTQRDVNIALMNELSLIFDRVGINTFEVLEAAGTKWNFLKFFPGLVGGHCIGVDPYYLTYKAKALGYDAKVILSGRTINDGMGAYIANKLVKLMIKQGKSISKAKVLVMGATFKENVEDIRNSKVADIINELKSFSVQVEVVDPYADSQELQHEYGYGLVEKPANNYDAIIVAVGHRDYLNLDDAYFKNITNESAVLVDIKGLYRNKINSLEYWSL; encoded by the coding sequence ATGTACGATAAATTAGTGAAGAAAGAAGCCACTTTGGCGGTAATTGGTTTAGGTTACGTGGGTTTACCCATCGCCCTGGAGTTTGCCCGAAAAGTAAAAGTTATTGGATTTGATATTCATGCGGGGCGTATAGAAATGATGCGAAACCATGTGGACCCTAGCGGCGAACTCGAAGCAGAGGATTTTGCCGGTTGCGATATTACTTTTACCCACGAGCTGGATGTATTGCGCGAAGCTACTTTTTTTATTGTGGCGGTGCCCACTCCCATTGATGACCATGCCTTACCGGATTTAAAACCATTGGTTGGTGCTTCAACCACGGTGGGTAAAGTATTAAAGCCCGGCGATTACGTGGTATTTGAATCTACGGTGTATCCAGGTTGTACCGAAGAAGATTGTATTCCTATTTTAGAGCGCGAATCAGGTTTAAAGTTTAAGCAGGATTTTAAAGTAGGCTATTCGCCGGAACGGATTAACCCCGGCGATAAAGAACATACCCTGGCCACTATTGTGAAAGTAGTTTCGGGCTGCGACAAAGAATCGCTGGAAAATATTGCGAAAACTTACGAATTGGTAGTAAAAGCGGGCGTACACCGGGCGTCTTCCATTAAAGTAGCCGAGGCTGCCAAAATTATCGAAAATACGCAGCGCGACGTAAACATTGCGCTCATGAACGAACTTTCTTTAATTTTCGACCGGGTAGGTATTAACACGTTTGAAGTACTCGAAGCGGCTGGTACCAAATGGAATTTTTTAAAATTTTTTCCGGGTTTGGTAGGTGGCCACTGCATTGGCGTAGATCCGTATTACTTAACGTATAAAGCTAAAGCCTTAGGATACGATGCGAAAGTTATTTTGAGTGGCCGTACCATTAATGACGGCATGGGAGCTTACATTGCTAATAAGTTGGTGAAGCTCATGATTAAGCAAGGCAAATCTATTTCTAAAGCCAAAGTGCTGGTAATGGGCGCCACTTTTAAAGAAAATGTAGAAGATATCCGGAACTCGAAAGTAGCCGATATTATCAACGAACTTAAAAGTTTTAGCGTGCAGGTAGAAGTGGTAGACCCTTACGCCGACTCGCAGGAGCTTCAGCATGAATATGGTTACGGATTGGTAGAAAAGCCAGCCAACAATTACGATGCCATAATAGTAGCCGTTGGTCACCGCGATTACCTAAACCTGGATGATGCGTATTTCAAAAATATTACCAACGAAAGCGCCGTACTGGTAGATATTAAAGGCTTGTACCGGAATAAAATAAACTCACTGGAGTATTGGAGTCTTTAA
- the galE gene encoding UDP-glucose 4-epimerase GalE has protein sequence METKGKIVVTGGAGYIGSHAVVELFAAGYEPIIIDNFVNSQESALAGIQEIINSPVKCHKIDCTDKEALRQVFQEEGTILGVIHFAAYKAVGESVKEPLKYYHNNVGSLVALLEVMTEFNVNKLVFSSSCTVYGIPDQLPVTEATPVKKANSPYGNTKQICEDILSDLAHSGSSPIYSIALRYFNPVGAHPSAKIGELPLGVPNNLVPFITQTAMGIREKLTVFGNDYDTPDGSNIRDYIHVVDLAKAHVVAIDRLVQNKGEQIEFFNIGTGQGNSVLEVIHTFEKVTGQKLNYVIGPRRAGDVPKIYADVTKSTQELGFKTELGLEESLKSAWDWEVNLKNKQQAAS, from the coding sequence TTGGAAACAAAAGGGAAAATAGTAGTAACGGGAGGTGCCGGCTACATTGGTTCGCACGCCGTAGTCGAATTATTTGCAGCGGGTTACGAGCCAATTATTATCGATAATTTTGTTAACTCTCAGGAATCGGCTTTAGCGGGTATTCAGGAAATTATTAACTCACCGGTTAAATGCCATAAAATTGATTGTACCGATAAAGAAGCCTTGCGTCAGGTATTTCAGGAAGAAGGTACTATTCTGGGGGTTATTCATTTTGCCGCTTACAAAGCCGTGGGCGAATCGGTAAAAGAACCTTTAAAATATTACCACAACAACGTAGGCTCCTTGGTGGCTCTGTTGGAGGTAATGACTGAATTTAACGTAAATAAACTGGTTTTCTCGTCGTCGTGTACCGTGTATGGCATTCCCGATCAGTTACCGGTTACCGAGGCTACTCCGGTTAAAAAAGCCAACTCGCCATATGGCAACACCAAGCAAATCTGCGAAGATATTTTATCGGATTTAGCCCATAGCGGTAGCAGCCCTATTTACTCCATAGCGTTACGATATTTTAACCCGGTTGGCGCCCATCCATCCGCCAAAATCGGGGAATTACCGTTAGGTGTACCCAATAATCTGGTGCCGTTTATTACGCAAACTGCCATGGGTATCCGCGAGAAATTAACTGTATTCGGTAACGATTACGATACGCCGGATGGCAGCAATATTCGCGATTACATTCACGTAGTAGATTTAGCTAAAGCGCACGTAGTAGCCATCGACCGCCTGGTTCAAAATAAAGGCGAGCAGATCGAGTTTTTTAATATTGGCACTGGTCAAGGCAATTCGGTATTAGAAGTAATTCATACTTTCGAGAAAGTTACCGGACAAAAACTCAACTACGTGATTGGGCCGCGGCGGGCCGGCGATGTGCCTAAAATTTATGCCGATGTAACCAAATCTACGCAGGAGCTGGGCTTTAAAACCGAACTAGGCTTAGAAGAATCTTTAAAAAGCGCCTGGGACTGGGAAGTAAATTTAAAGAATAAGCAACAAGCGGCCAGCTAA
- the rfbB gene encoding dTDP-glucose 4,6-dehydratase produces MKILITGGAGFIGSHVVRLFVTKYPNYQIVNLDKLTYAGNLENLRDIENQLNYTFVKGDIVDADFIQQLFAEQQFDAVIHLAAESHVDRSITDPLAFVYTNVIGTVNLLNAARHHWHNNYEGHVFYHVSTDEVYGSLGETGMFTEETKYDPHSPYSASKASSDHFVRAYHDTYGLPVKISNCSNNYGPNHFPEKLIPLSINNIRNSKPVPVYGKGENVRDWLFVKDHATAIDAVFHKGKVGDTYNIGGVNEWKNIDLIRLLCDVMDEKTGKLQGTSQKLITFVTDRAGHDLRYAIDSSKIIRELGWKPSVTFEQGLAQTVDWYLQNTEWLEHVTSGTYQDYYDKQYTR; encoded by the coding sequence ATGAAAATATTAATTACCGGGGGAGCCGGCTTTATTGGTTCGCACGTAGTGCGGTTGTTTGTTACGAAATACCCGAATTACCAAATTGTAAACCTCGATAAGCTCACGTACGCCGGCAATCTGGAGAACCTGCGCGACATTGAAAATCAGCTGAACTACACTTTTGTAAAGGGTGATATTGTGGATGCGGATTTTATTCAACAGTTGTTCGCGGAGCAGCAATTTGATGCGGTCATTCACCTGGCGGCCGAGTCGCACGTGGACCGGTCTATTACCGACCCTTTGGCTTTTGTGTACACCAACGTTATAGGCACCGTAAATTTACTAAATGCCGCCCGCCACCATTGGCATAATAACTACGAAGGCCATGTGTTTTACCACGTTTCTACCGACGAAGTATACGGCTCTTTGGGCGAAACCGGCATGTTCACCGAAGAAACCAAGTACGATCCGCATTCGCCGTACTCGGCTTCTAAAGCCAGCTCCGACCATTTCGTCCGCGCTTACCACGATACCTATGGGCTACCGGTAAAAATATCTAACTGTTCTAATAATTACGGCCCCAATCATTTTCCGGAAAAATTAATTCCGCTGTCCATTAATAATATCCGCAACAGCAAACCAGTGCCCGTTTATGGCAAAGGCGAAAACGTGCGCGACTGGCTTTTTGTAAAAGACCATGCAACGGCTATTGATGCCGTTTTTCATAAAGGAAAAGTGGGCGATACCTATAATATTGGCGGAGTGAACGAGTGGAAAAACATTGATTTAATCCGGCTACTCTGCGATGTCATGGACGAGAAAACCGGTAAACTCCAAGGCACCTCCCAAAAGTTAATCACGTTTGTAACTGACCGGGCCGGACACGATCTGCGTTACGCCATTGATTCGTCGAAGATTATACGCGAGCTAGGTTGGAAACCTTCGGTTACGTTTGAGCAAGGCCTGGCGCAAACCGTAGACTGGTACCTCCAAAACACCGAATGGCTGGAACACGTTACTTCCGGCACTTACCAGGATTACTACGATAAGCAATACACCCGATAA
- a CDS encoding SDR family oxidoreductase, with protein sequence MYENPFHSHPLENLSFLVTGGGGFIGSNLVEYLLKYNAGKVRVLDNFSNGFLKNIKAFQDYTRFELIEGDIRNPEVCQQACAGMDIVLHQAALGSVPRSIKDPITTNDVNIGGFVNMLTAAKDQQVKRFVYAASSSTYGDSKTLPKVEDIIGRPLSPYAVTKYANELYADVFGKTYGMEIIGLRYFNIFGPRQDPNGAYAAVIPLFIDAVLKGKSPRMNGDGNQTRDFTFVENCVEANIRAALVQNPEAINQVYNIAVGDRTSLNDLFNILKEEAQSEINPTYGPERAGDIRDSLADITKARTLLGYAPQIKIKEGLQITLDWFRNNQEFIYNN encoded by the coding sequence GTGTACGAAAATCCTTTTCACAGCCATCCCCTCGAAAATTTATCTTTTTTAGTAACCGGAGGCGGAGGCTTTATTGGTTCTAATCTGGTTGAATATTTATTAAAATATAATGCGGGCAAAGTTCGGGTGCTCGATAACTTTTCGAACGGTTTTCTAAAAAATATAAAAGCGTTTCAGGATTATACCCGTTTTGAGCTGATAGAAGGCGATATCCGCAACCCGGAAGTTTGTCAGCAGGCTTGCGCCGGAATGGATATTGTGCTGCACCAAGCTGCTTTAGGATCGGTGCCGCGTAGCATTAAAGACCCCATTACTACTAACGACGTTAATATTGGCGGTTTTGTAAATATGCTTACCGCTGCTAAAGACCAACAGGTAAAACGCTTTGTGTATGCGGCTTCGTCCTCTACTTACGGCGATAGCAAAACCTTACCGAAGGTAGAAGATATAATTGGGCGGCCTTTATCGCCGTACGCAGTAACCAAATACGCTAATGAGTTATACGCCGATGTTTTTGGCAAAACCTACGGCATGGAAATTATCGGGCTGCGGTATTTTAATATTTTCGGGCCGCGCCAGGATCCAAACGGAGCTTATGCGGCCGTTATTCCTTTATTTATCGATGCGGTATTAAAAGGTAAGTCACCCCGGATGAACGGCGATGGCAACCAAACCCGCGACTTTACCTTTGTAGAGAATTGCGTGGAAGCCAATATCCGGGCCGCTTTGGTACAAAATCCGGAAGCAATTAATCAGGTGTATAACATTGCCGTTGGTGACCGTACTTCGCTGAACGATTTATTTAACATCCTGAAAGAAGAAGCTCAATCCGAAATAAATCCAACTTACGGACCAGAACGGGCCGGCGATATCCGGGATAGTTTAGCCGATATCACAAAAGCCCGCACCTTATTGGGTTACGCCCCCCAAATTAAAATTAAAGAAGGCTTGCAAATTACCCTGGATTGGTTCCGTAATAACCAGGAGTTTATCTATAATAATTAA
- the rfbA gene encoding glucose-1-phosphate thymidylyltransferase RfbA: MKGIILAGGSGTRLHPLTLAVSKQLMPVYDKPMIYYPLSILMMAGIRDILLITTPHDNPLFKKLLGDGSDLGCNFEYAIQAEPNGLAQAFVIGADFIGNDKVALVLGDNIFYGAGLSELLQSNNDPDGGVVYAYHVVDPERYGVVEFDDNNKVISIEEKPKQPKSNYAVPGLYFYDNDVIQIARDLKPSPRGEYEITDVNQEYLRRGKLKVGILGRGTAWLDTGTFDSLMQAATFVQVIEERQGLKIGCIEEIAYRMGFINAEQLQKIAAPLVKSGYGKYLMNLPNEKVLERS, from the coding sequence ATGAAAGGTATTATCCTGGCCGGTGGTTCCGGTACCCGACTCCATCCGCTGACTTTGGCGGTAAGCAAGCAATTAATGCCGGTTTACGACAAACCGATGATTTATTATCCGCTTTCTATTTTAATGATGGCGGGAATCCGGGATATTTTACTGATTACTACCCCGCACGATAATCCTTTATTTAAAAAATTGCTGGGCGATGGCAGCGACTTAGGTTGCAACTTTGAATATGCGATTCAGGCTGAACCAAACGGATTAGCCCAAGCCTTTGTAATTGGAGCCGATTTTATTGGTAATGATAAAGTAGCTTTAGTGCTGGGAGATAACATTTTCTACGGCGCCGGCCTCAGCGAACTACTACAAAGCAACAATGACCCGGATGGAGGCGTGGTATATGCCTATCACGTTGTTGACCCGGAGCGATACGGAGTGGTTGAATTCGACGATAATAATAAGGTAATTTCCATTGAGGAAAAACCAAAACAGCCTAAGTCGAACTACGCGGTTCCTGGCTTGTATTTCTACGACAACGACGTTATTCAAATTGCCCGCGATTTAAAACCGAGCCCCCGGGGCGAATACGAAATTACCGATGTAAACCAGGAATATTTACGGCGCGGTAAGTTAAAGGTCGGTATTTTGGGTCGCGGAACGGCCTGGCTCGACACGGGTACTTTCGACTCCTTAATGCAGGCTGCTACGTTTGTACAAGTAATAGAAGAACGCCAAGGCTTAAAAATTGGCTGCATCGAAGAAATTGCCTACCGCATGGGCTTTATTAATGCCGAACAACTTCAGAAAATTGCCGCCCCTCTGGTAAAAAGCGGTTACGGCAAGTATTTAATGAATTTACCCAACGAGAAAGTTCTGGAGCGCAGCTAA
- a CDS encoding amidohydrolase family protein produces MKYTILTATLFLSLTTWAQVPAPAPKQTKPVLLTGATLHVGNGPVIEKAAVAFDKGKITYAGPASSAPAATGYEVVEVTGQHIYPGLIQPNTQLGLTDISSVRSTRDEQEVGVFNPNVRSLIAYNTDSDILPTIRGNGVLLVQATPVGGTISGSSSVMQLDAWNWEDAVIKADDGLHLNWPTIPRALQPESRPDLSETINNREKALQELQQLFTEAVAFSKEAAGKENLKLSALKGLFDGSKKLYIHADGAKEIIEGIRFAKKNNVKNIVLVGGYDSWKITDFLKEQNVPVIISGIHALPTRTVDDVDLPYKLPYLLQQAGILYCLQYDGALHGHRNLPFIAGTAVAYGLTQEQALAAVSANTAKILGVDQQTGTVEPGKDANLIISAGDLLDMRTNNITSAYIQGRKINLTDKQKALYQKFKEKYEAQK; encoded by the coding sequence ATGAAATATACCATATTAACGGCGACGCTTTTTCTTAGTCTTACTACCTGGGCGCAAGTACCGGCACCCGCTCCGAAGCAAACCAAACCCGTGTTACTTACCGGCGCTACGCTGCACGTGGGCAATGGCCCGGTAATCGAGAAAGCTGCCGTAGCTTTTGATAAAGGTAAAATTACCTACGCTGGCCCGGCCAGTAGTGCCCCGGCTGCTACCGGCTACGAAGTAGTAGAAGTTACCGGCCAGCATATTTATCCGGGCCTCATTCAACCCAATACGCAGTTAGGTTTAACCGATATTTCGTCGGTGCGGTCTACCCGCGACGAACAGGAAGTAGGTGTTTTTAACCCGAATGTACGGTCTTTGATTGCCTATAACACCGATTCGGATATTTTACCCACAATCCGGGGCAACGGGGTTTTATTGGTACAAGCCACGCCGGTGGGTGGTACTATTTCCGGCTCTTCGTCAGTAATGCAGTTAGATGCCTGGAACTGGGAAGATGCTGTTATTAAAGCCGATGATGGTTTACACCTGAACTGGCCCACCATCCCCCGGGCACTCCAACCAGAATCGCGGCCAGACCTCAGCGAAACCATTAACAACCGGGAAAAAGCTTTGCAGGAGTTACAGCAACTATTTACGGAAGCCGTTGCTTTTAGTAAGGAAGCTGCCGGTAAAGAAAATTTAAAATTATCAGCTCTTAAAGGTTTGTTCGATGGCAGCAAAAAATTATATATCCATGCCGATGGAGCCAAAGAAATTATCGAAGGCATCCGTTTCGCGAAAAAGAACAACGTGAAGAATATTGTGCTGGTTGGCGGCTACGATAGCTGGAAAATTACGGATTTTTTAAAAGAACAGAACGTTCCGGTCATTATCTCGGGCATTCACGCGTTACCCACCCGCACCGTAGACGATGTAGATTTGCCTTATAAACTGCCGTATTTGCTGCAACAAGCCGGTATATTGTATTGCCTGCAATACGATGGAGCGCTGCACGGGCACCGTAATTTGCCATTTATTGCCGGTACAGCCGTTGCATACGGACTAACCCAAGAACAAGCTTTAGCGGCAGTGTCGGCAAATACGGCTAAAATTTTAGGAGTAGACCAGCAAACTGGCACCGTGGAGCCAGGTAAAGATGCGAACCTGATTATTTCGGCCGGCGATTTATTGGATATGCGCACCAACAACATTACCTCAGCCTATATCCAGGGCCGTAAAATCAACCTTACCGATAAGCAAAAAGCTTTATACCAGAAATTTAAAGAAAAGTACGAGGCGCAAAAGTAA